The Thamnophis elegans isolate rThaEle1 chromosome Z, rThaEle1.pri, whole genome shotgun sequence genome contains a region encoding:
- the CDK12 gene encoding cyclin-dependent kinase 12 isoform X4 produces MPNPERHGGKKDMGGGGSLHQDAVSSSGSSNSRERHRLSKHKRHRSRHSKDSPLGSQEGGAPLGSMIKPLVEYDDISSDSDTFSDEAVLKLERRENDERKGTSDRSDRLHRHRHHQHRRVRELIKSKLGDKEKRMDRNQESSGKLSSSKDRLSGTSKRLQEENDDHASKSFKSSSKESRSAKLHKEKSRKEREAKSGHKDHSKSHRKRDAPKSYKSLDSPKRKSRSPHRKWSDSPKQDDSPSGASYSQEYDNSPPRSHTSSNYDSYKKSPSVSSRRPSVSPPYKEPAAYQSSMRSPSPYGKRQRSVSPYSRRRSSSYERGSGSYSGRSPSPFNRRRSSSPFVSKRSLSRSPVSRKPMKSRSRSPTYSRHSSSHNKKQRTGSRSRHSSISPARLPLTSSLGAELSRKKKERAAAAAAAAKIDGKEIKDSSSLVSRKENNLAEVKESVMDVRKAKMAKPEKCPHNLVTVNTLQQSTEVKTTPEPVKTKTAENSEKKRLALVKDSKAVGTKNIKLVTAKEEIVTPKQIETSEQEVQPPLPSVKSLPPLPTSSPPPQIPPPLPPLPPLPVIPPLPSAQSSTSPALVPLPFPALPKTSLTSQANSQPTMQSSSKGHGSVTIAIPHLKTSTLPPLPLPPILPGEDELESPKEIVPLKPVKKEKEQRLRYLLTDLPLPPELLGGDPSPPESPEPKAVTPPQQSLRKRPKICCPRYGERRQTESDWGKRCVDKFDIIGIIGEGTYGQVYKAKDKDTGELVALKKVRLDNEKEGFPITAIREIKILRQLIHRSVVNMKEIVTDKQDALDFKKDKGAFYLVFEYMDHDLMGLLESGLVHFSEDHIKSFMKQLMEGLDYCHKKNFLHRDIKCSNILLNNSGQIKLADFGLARLYSSEESRPYTNKVITLWYRPPELLLGEERYTPAIDVWSCGCILGELFTKKPIFQANLELSQLELISRLCGSPCPAAWPDVIKLPYFNTMKPKKQYRRRLREEFSFIPTTALDLLDHMLTLDPNKRCTAEQTLQSDFLKDVDISKMDPPDLPRWQDCHELWSKKRRRQRQSGIAVEEPPLAKVSRKDTASAISTEATKNHSSPVPPQPAQIKTQPGAGDTFGLGDITQQLNQSELAVLLNLLQSQTDLSVAQMAQLLNIHSNPEMQQQLEALNQSISALNEATTTTTQQVQDSQKVPEEETAVEEPPPPALPSEEQPTPEAAGTQGDMQSVLAILLSQLIKTQEPATNTEQNSSEKNSDLRGPRKTPTLPQEETAEKRPPEPPGPPPLPPPNLAEENNSNAAQELNPAMTAALLQLLSQQEAGLLSHPKQEPQVGKPSSEYTKSQTSSRTFSIDRPEGCNFDVDERNSIQTLTETSSPTAGKSRTFLGSTSDIRESSSYQSTGSVQFPGDQDLRFTRVPLAIQSAVGQSFIKTEGSNNTLVHSEAKIHNYNEVGVTDSSDTGTSHTWGNPVQSTEYGKAFRGQNRVPPRGGRGIPY; encoded by the exons ATGCCAAACCCAGAGAGACATGGGGGAAAGAAAGATATGGGAGGTGGGGGGTCTTTGCATCAAGATGCAGTGTCCAGCAGTGGGAGCTCAAACAGCAGAGAAAGGCATCGACTCTCCAAGCATAAAAGACACAGATCCAGGCATTCCAAAGATTCGCCGTTGGGGTCTCAAGAAGGAGGAGCACCTCTTGGCAGCATGATCAAGCCATTGGTAGAATATGACGATATCAGCTCTGATTCTGACACTTTCTCAGATGAAGCAGTCCTCAAGCTGGAACGTAGAGAAAATGATGAGAGGAAAGGGACATCAGACAGGAGTGATCGACTACATAGACATCGTCATCATCAACACAGGCGTGTCCGTGAATTGATAAAAAGTAAGCTGGGAGACAaggagaagagaatggacagAAACCAGGAGTCCTCAGGCAAGTTGAGTTCTAGTAAGGATAGACTATCTGGTACTTCCAAAAGGCTACAAGAGGAGAATGATGACCACGCATCTAAATCATTCAAAAGCAGTAGCAAAGAGTCCCGCTCAGCCAAACTGCATAAGGAGAAGTCTAGAAAAGAACGGGAGGCAAAATCTGGTCACAAGGATCACAGTAAAAGTCATCGGAAAAGAGATGCCCCCAAAAGTTACAAGTCATTAGACAGCCCAAAGCGGAAATCCAGAAGTCCACACCGTAAGTGGTCAGATAGTCCCAAACAAGATGACAGTCCCTCAGGAGCATCCTATTCACAGGAGTATGACAACAGCCCTCCACGCTCGCATACATCCAGTAACTATGATTCATATAAGAAGAGTCCTAGTGTATCCTCACGACGGCCATCAGTCAGCCCTCCATATAAGGAACCTGCTGCCTATCAATCCAGTATGCGTTCTCCCAGCCCTTATGGCAAGAGACAGCGATCAGTCAGTCCATACAGCAGGAGGCGTTCATCCAGCTATGAAAGAGGAAGTGGATCATACAGTGGAAGATCTCCCAGTCCATTCAATCGAAGGCGCTCCAGCAGTCCTTTTGTTTCCAAACGGTCTCTGAGTCGTAGTCCTGTTTCCAG GAAGCCCATGAAATCCCGAAGCAGAAGTCCCACTTATTCAAGGCATTCTTCATCTCATAACAAAAAGCAGAGAACTGGGTCTCGCAGTCGCCATTCCAGTATCTCACCTGCTCGGCTACCACTGACCTCCAGTTTAGGAGCTGAGCTGagtaggaagaaaaaggagagggctGCAGCTGCAGCCGCTGCAGCAAAAATTGATGGAAAGGAGATTAAGGACTCATCTAGCTTGGTgtctagaaaagaaaataatttagctGAAGTAAAAGAGTCTGTAATGGATgtcaggaaggcaaaaatggctaAGCCTGAAAAATGTCCTCATAATCTGGTGACGGTAAATACTCTACAACAAAGTACAGAGGTGAAAACAACTCCTGAGCCTGTCAAAACAAAGACAGCAGAAAATTCTGAAAAGAAACGTCTTGCTTTGGTTAAAGACTCAAAAGCTGTGggaacaaaaaatataaaacttgTTACAGCAAAGGAGGAAATTGTGACTCCAAAACAAATAGAGACATCTGAGCAAGAGGTCCAACCTCCTTTGCCTTCTGTAAAGTCACTCCCTCCTTTACCAACCTCATCCCCACCTCCTCAGATTCCTCCACCATTGCCCCCTTTGCCTCCATTGCCAGTGATTCCCCCTCTGCCATCTGCCCAGTCATCTACCAGCCCTGCTTTAGTTCCTCTGCCATTTCCTGCCCTTCCTAAAACATCCTTGACTTCTCAGGCTAACTCCCAGCCCACCATGCAATCCTCCTCAAAGGGACATGGTTCTGTGACCATAGCTATTCCTCATCTGAAAACATCAACGTTGCCTCCACTCCCTTTGCCACCAATCTTGCCTGGAGAAGATGAGTTGGAAAG TCCAAAGGAGATTGTTCCTCTGAAGCCtgtgaagaaagagaaagaacagagACTACGATACTTGCTTACAGACCTCCCACTTCCTCCGGAGCTTCTTGGTGGAGACCCTTCACCGCCGGAGTCTCCAGAACCAAAGGCAGTCACACCACCTCAGCAATCATTAAGAAAGAGACCAAA AATCTGTTGCCCTCGTTATGGTGAGAGGAGACAGACAGAAAGTGATTGGGGAAAGCGCTGTGTGGACAAATTTGATATTATTGGTATTATTGGTGAGGGAACATATGGGCAAGTGTACAAAGCCAAGGACAAGGATACAG GTGAATTGGTAGCTTTGAAAAAAGTAAGGCTGGACAATGAAAAAGAAGGCTTCCCTATTACAGCTATCCGTGAAATCAAGATTCTCAGACAATTGATTCATCGGAGTGTTGTCAACATGAAGGAAATTGTTACAGACAAACAAGATGCACTGGATTTCAAGAAGGACAAAG GTGCCTTTTATCTTGTATTTGAATATATGGACCATGACCTCATGGGATTGCTAGAATCTGGGTTGGTGCATTTCTCAGAGGACCATATCAAATCATTCATGAAGCAGTTAATGGAGGGACTAGACTATTGTCACAAAAAGAACTTTCTTCATCGAGATATCAAATGTTCCAACATCTTATTAAATAACAG TGGGCAGATCAAGTTGGCAGACTTCGGTCTTGCCCGACTTTACAGTTCAGAAGAAAG CCGTCCATATACCAATAAAGTCATTACATTATGGTATCGACCACCAGAATTGCTGCTAGGCGAGGAGCGTTACACACCAGCAATAGATGTCTGGAGCTGTGG TTGCATCCTTGGGGAACTGTTTACAAAGAAACCTATTTTTCAAGCTAATCTTGAGTTGTCCCAGCTTGAATTAATCAG CCGTCTTTGTGGGAGCCCGTGTCCAGCTGCATGGCCAGATGTCATCAAACTTCCCTACTTCAACACCATGAAACCTAAGAAGCAATATCGTAGGCGCCTGCGGGAGGAGTTTTCTTT CATTCCTACTACTGCCCTTGACTTGCTAGACCATATGCTAACACTGGACCCCAATAAGCGATGTACAGCAGAGCAAACATTGCAGAGTGACTTCCTAAAGGATGTTGATATCAGCAAGATGGATCCTCCAGA CCTCCCTCGTTGGCAGGATTGTCATGAACTCTGGAGTAAGAAACGCCGACGGCAACGACAAAGTGGGATTGCGGTGGAGGAACCTCCCCTGGCAAAGGTTTCCCGGAAGGACACCGCCTCTGCAATAAGCACTGAAGCTACCAAGAATCATAGCAGTCCAGTACCCCCGCAGCCTGCTCAGATCAAAACGCAACCTGGTGCTGGAGACACATTTG GTCTTGGTGACATCAcacagcagctgaatcagagtgAGCTGGCTGTCTTACTGAACTTGTTGCAGAGCCAGACAGACCTAAGTGTTGCACAGATGGCCCAGCTACTCAACATTCATTCAAACCCTGAGATGCAGCAACAGCTAGAGGCCCTTAACCAGTCCATCAGTGCACTCAATGaagccaccaccactaccactcaGCAAGTGCAGGATTCCCAGAAAGTGCCTGAAGAGGAAACAGCTGTTGAGGAACCACCCCCACCAGCCCTTCCCTCTGAGGAACAACCCACTCCTGAAGCAGCAGGCACTCAGGGAGACATGCAAAGCGTTCTGGCAATTTTGCTGAGCCAGCTAATTAAAACCCAAGAGCCTGCAACAAATACAGAGCAGAATAGCAGTGAGAAGAACAGCGATCTACGGGGGCCACGGAAAACCCCCACTTTGCCTCAGGAGGAAACTGCAG AGAAGAGACCCCCTGAGCCTCCTGGACCACCACCGCTGCCACCACCCAATCTGGCTGAAGAGAACAACTCTAATGCAGCTCAGGAGTTGAACCCGGCTATGACAGCCGCTCTCCTCCAACTTTTATCCCAGCAAGAGGCAGGGCTGCTGAGCCACCCAAAGCAGGAACCCCAAGTTGGGAAGCCCTCCTCGGAATACACCAAGTCACAAACTTCATCCAGGACTTTCAGCATCGACAGGCCCGAGGGCTGCAACTTTGATGTTGATGAAAGAAATTCCATCCAGACTTTAACAGAGACATCATCCCCAACCGCGGGGAAAAGTAGGACCTTTCTGGGTTCCACAAGCGACATCAGGGAGTCCAGCAGTTACCAGAGCACAGGATCAGTTCAATTCCCTGGGGACCAGGACCTCCGTTTCACCCGAGTTCCCTTAGCGATACAGTCTGCTGTTGGGCAGTCCTTCATCAAAACTGAGGGGAGTAACAATACACTGGTACACTCAGAGGCCAAAATTCATAACTACAATGAGGTGGGAGTAACAGATTCGAGTGACACAGGAACAAGCCACACGTGGGGAAACCCAGTCCAGTCCACTGAATACGGGAAAGCATTTCGTGGGCAGAATAGAGTACCtccaagaggaggaagagggatacCTTATTAA
- the CDK12 gene encoding cyclin-dependent kinase 12 isoform X2, translating to MPNPERHGGKKDMGGGGSLHQDAVSSSGSSNSRERHRLSKHKRHRSRHSKDSPLGSQEGGAPLGSMIKPLVEYDDISSDSDTFSDEAVLKLERRENDERKGTSDRSDRLHRHRHHQHRRVRELIKSKLGDKEKRMDRNQESSGKLSSSKDRLSGTSKRLQEENDDHASKSFKSSSKESRSAKLHKEKSRKEREAKSGHKDHSKSHRKRDAPKSYKSLDSPKRKSRSPHRKWSDSPKQDDSPSGASYSQEYDNSPPRSHTSSNYDSYKKSPSVSSRRPSVSPPYKEPAAYQSSMRSPSPYGKRQRSVSPYSRRRSSSYERGSGSYSGRSPSPFNRRRSSSPFVSKRSLSRSPVSRKPMKSRSRSPTYSRHSSSHNKKQRTGSRSRHSSISPARLPLTSSLGAELSRKKKERAAAAAAAAKIDGKEIKDSSSLVSRKENNLAEVKESVMDVRKAKMAKPEKCPHNLVTVNTLQQSTEVKTTPEPVKTKTAENSEKKRLALVKDSKAVGTKNIKLVTAKEEIVTPKQIETSEQEVQPPLPSVKSLPPLPTSSPPPQIPPPLPPLPPLPVIPPLPSAQSSTSPALVPLPFPALPKTSLTSQANSQPTMQSSSKGHGSVTIAIPHLKTSTLPPLPLPPILPGEDELESPKEIVPLKPVKKEKEQRLRYLLTDLPLPPELLGGDPSPPESPEPKAVTPPQQSLRKRPKICCPRYGERRQTESDWGKRCVDKFDIIGIIGEGTYGQVYKAKDKDTGELVALKKVRLDNEKEGFPITAIREIKILRQLIHRSVVNMKEIVTDKQDALDFKKDKGAFYLVFEYMDHDLMGLLESGLVHFSEDHIKSFMKQLMEGLDYCHKKNFLHRDIKCSNILLNNSGQIKLADFGLARLYSSEESRPYTNKVITLWYRPPELLLGEERYTPAIDVWSCGCILGELFTKKPIFQANLELSQLELISRLCGSPCPAAWPDVIKLPYFNTMKPKKQYRRRLREEFSFIPTTALDLLDHMLTLDPNKRCTAEQTLQSDFLKDVDISKMDPPDLPRWQDCHELWSKKRRRQRQSGIAVEEPPLAKVSRKDTASAISTEATKNHSSPVPPQPAQIKTQPGAGDTFGLGDITQQLNQSELAVLLNLLQSQTDLSVAQMAQLLNIHSNPEMQQQLEALNQSISALNEATTTTTQQVQDSQKVPEEETAVEEPPPPALPSEEQPTPEAAGTQGDMQSVLAILLSQLIKTQEPATNTEQNSSEKNSDLRGPRKTPTLPQEETAACPHILPPEKRPPEPPGPPPLPPPNLAEENNSNAAQELNPAMTAALLQLLSQQEAGLLSHPKQEPQVGKPSSEYTKSQTSSRTFSIDRPEGCNFDVDERNSIQTLTETSSPTAGKSRTFLGSTSDIRESSSYQSTGSVQFPGDQDLRFTRVPLAIQSAVGQSFIKTEGSNNTLVHSEAKIHNYNEVGVTDSSDTGTSHTWGNPVQSTEYGKAFRGQNRVPPRGGRGIPY from the exons ATGCCAAACCCAGAGAGACATGGGGGAAAGAAAGATATGGGAGGTGGGGGGTCTTTGCATCAAGATGCAGTGTCCAGCAGTGGGAGCTCAAACAGCAGAGAAAGGCATCGACTCTCCAAGCATAAAAGACACAGATCCAGGCATTCCAAAGATTCGCCGTTGGGGTCTCAAGAAGGAGGAGCACCTCTTGGCAGCATGATCAAGCCATTGGTAGAATATGACGATATCAGCTCTGATTCTGACACTTTCTCAGATGAAGCAGTCCTCAAGCTGGAACGTAGAGAAAATGATGAGAGGAAAGGGACATCAGACAGGAGTGATCGACTACATAGACATCGTCATCATCAACACAGGCGTGTCCGTGAATTGATAAAAAGTAAGCTGGGAGACAaggagaagagaatggacagAAACCAGGAGTCCTCAGGCAAGTTGAGTTCTAGTAAGGATAGACTATCTGGTACTTCCAAAAGGCTACAAGAGGAGAATGATGACCACGCATCTAAATCATTCAAAAGCAGTAGCAAAGAGTCCCGCTCAGCCAAACTGCATAAGGAGAAGTCTAGAAAAGAACGGGAGGCAAAATCTGGTCACAAGGATCACAGTAAAAGTCATCGGAAAAGAGATGCCCCCAAAAGTTACAAGTCATTAGACAGCCCAAAGCGGAAATCCAGAAGTCCACACCGTAAGTGGTCAGATAGTCCCAAACAAGATGACAGTCCCTCAGGAGCATCCTATTCACAGGAGTATGACAACAGCCCTCCACGCTCGCATACATCCAGTAACTATGATTCATATAAGAAGAGTCCTAGTGTATCCTCACGACGGCCATCAGTCAGCCCTCCATATAAGGAACCTGCTGCCTATCAATCCAGTATGCGTTCTCCCAGCCCTTATGGCAAGAGACAGCGATCAGTCAGTCCATACAGCAGGAGGCGTTCATCCAGCTATGAAAGAGGAAGTGGATCATACAGTGGAAGATCTCCCAGTCCATTCAATCGAAGGCGCTCCAGCAGTCCTTTTGTTTCCAAACGGTCTCTGAGTCGTAGTCCTGTTTCCAG GAAGCCCATGAAATCCCGAAGCAGAAGTCCCACTTATTCAAGGCATTCTTCATCTCATAACAAAAAGCAGAGAACTGGGTCTCGCAGTCGCCATTCCAGTATCTCACCTGCTCGGCTACCACTGACCTCCAGTTTAGGAGCTGAGCTGagtaggaagaaaaaggagagggctGCAGCTGCAGCCGCTGCAGCAAAAATTGATGGAAAGGAGATTAAGGACTCATCTAGCTTGGTgtctagaaaagaaaataatttagctGAAGTAAAAGAGTCTGTAATGGATgtcaggaaggcaaaaatggctaAGCCTGAAAAATGTCCTCATAATCTGGTGACGGTAAATACTCTACAACAAAGTACAGAGGTGAAAACAACTCCTGAGCCTGTCAAAACAAAGACAGCAGAAAATTCTGAAAAGAAACGTCTTGCTTTGGTTAAAGACTCAAAAGCTGTGggaacaaaaaatataaaacttgTTACAGCAAAGGAGGAAATTGTGACTCCAAAACAAATAGAGACATCTGAGCAAGAGGTCCAACCTCCTTTGCCTTCTGTAAAGTCACTCCCTCCTTTACCAACCTCATCCCCACCTCCTCAGATTCCTCCACCATTGCCCCCTTTGCCTCCATTGCCAGTGATTCCCCCTCTGCCATCTGCCCAGTCATCTACCAGCCCTGCTTTAGTTCCTCTGCCATTTCCTGCCCTTCCTAAAACATCCTTGACTTCTCAGGCTAACTCCCAGCCCACCATGCAATCCTCCTCAAAGGGACATGGTTCTGTGACCATAGCTATTCCTCATCTGAAAACATCAACGTTGCCTCCACTCCCTTTGCCACCAATCTTGCCTGGAGAAGATGAGTTGGAAAG TCCAAAGGAGATTGTTCCTCTGAAGCCtgtgaagaaagagaaagaacagagACTACGATACTTGCTTACAGACCTCCCACTTCCTCCGGAGCTTCTTGGTGGAGACCCTTCACCGCCGGAGTCTCCAGAACCAAAGGCAGTCACACCACCTCAGCAATCATTAAGAAAGAGACCAAA AATCTGTTGCCCTCGTTATGGTGAGAGGAGACAGACAGAAAGTGATTGGGGAAAGCGCTGTGTGGACAAATTTGATATTATTGGTATTATTGGTGAGGGAACATATGGGCAAGTGTACAAAGCCAAGGACAAGGATACAG GTGAATTGGTAGCTTTGAAAAAAGTAAGGCTGGACAATGAAAAAGAAGGCTTCCCTATTACAGCTATCCGTGAAATCAAGATTCTCAGACAATTGATTCATCGGAGTGTTGTCAACATGAAGGAAATTGTTACAGACAAACAAGATGCACTGGATTTCAAGAAGGACAAAG GTGCCTTTTATCTTGTATTTGAATATATGGACCATGACCTCATGGGATTGCTAGAATCTGGGTTGGTGCATTTCTCAGAGGACCATATCAAATCATTCATGAAGCAGTTAATGGAGGGACTAGACTATTGTCACAAAAAGAACTTTCTTCATCGAGATATCAAATGTTCCAACATCTTATTAAATAACAG TGGGCAGATCAAGTTGGCAGACTTCGGTCTTGCCCGACTTTACAGTTCAGAAGAAAG CCGTCCATATACCAATAAAGTCATTACATTATGGTATCGACCACCAGAATTGCTGCTAGGCGAGGAGCGTTACACACCAGCAATAGATGTCTGGAGCTGTGG TTGCATCCTTGGGGAACTGTTTACAAAGAAACCTATTTTTCAAGCTAATCTTGAGTTGTCCCAGCTTGAATTAATCAG CCGTCTTTGTGGGAGCCCGTGTCCAGCTGCATGGCCAGATGTCATCAAACTTCCCTACTTCAACACCATGAAACCTAAGAAGCAATATCGTAGGCGCCTGCGGGAGGAGTTTTCTTT CATTCCTACTACTGCCCTTGACTTGCTAGACCATATGCTAACACTGGACCCCAATAAGCGATGTACAGCAGAGCAAACATTGCAGAGTGACTTCCTAAAGGATGTTGATATCAGCAAGATGGATCCTCCAGA CCTCCCTCGTTGGCAGGATTGTCATGAACTCTGGAGTAAGAAACGCCGACGGCAACGACAAAGTGGGATTGCGGTGGAGGAACCTCCCCTGGCAAAGGTTTCCCGGAAGGACACCGCCTCTGCAATAAGCACTGAAGCTACCAAGAATCATAGCAGTCCAGTACCCCCGCAGCCTGCTCAGATCAAAACGCAACCTGGTGCTGGAGACACATTTG GTCTTGGTGACATCAcacagcagctgaatcagagtgAGCTGGCTGTCTTACTGAACTTGTTGCAGAGCCAGACAGACCTAAGTGTTGCACAGATGGCCCAGCTACTCAACATTCATTCAAACCCTGAGATGCAGCAACAGCTAGAGGCCCTTAACCAGTCCATCAGTGCACTCAATGaagccaccaccactaccactcaGCAAGTGCAGGATTCCCAGAAAGTGCCTGAAGAGGAAACAGCTGTTGAGGAACCACCCCCACCAGCCCTTCCCTCTGAGGAACAACCCACTCCTGAAGCAGCAGGCACTCAGGGAGACATGCAAAGCGTTCTGGCAATTTTGCTGAGCCAGCTAATTAAAACCCAAGAGCCTGCAACAAATACAGAGCAGAATAGCAGTGAGAAGAACAGCGATCTACGGGGGCCACGGAAAACCCCCACTTTGCCTCAGGAGGAAACTGCAG CCTGTCCTCACATTCTCCCACCAGAGAAGAGACCCCCTGAGCCTCCTGGACCACCACCGCTGCCACCACCCAATCTGGCTGAAGAGAACAACTCTAATGCAGCTCAGGAGTTGAACCCGGCTATGACAGCCGCTCTCCTCCAACTTTTATCCCAGCAAGAGGCAGGGCTGCTGAGCCACCCAAAGCAGGAACCCCAAGTTGGGAAGCCCTCCTCGGAATACACCAAGTCACAAACTTCATCCAGGACTTTCAGCATCGACAGGCCCGAGGGCTGCAACTTTGATGTTGATGAAAGAAATTCCATCCAGACTTTAACAGAGACATCATCCCCAACCGCGGGGAAAAGTAGGACCTTTCTGGGTTCCACAAGCGACATCAGGGAGTCCAGCAGTTACCAGAGCACAGGATCAGTTCAATTCCCTGGGGACCAGGACCTCCGTTTCACCCGAGTTCCCTTAGCGATACAGTCTGCTGTTGGGCAGTCCTTCATCAAAACTGAGGGGAGTAACAATACACTGGTACACTCAGAGGCCAAAATTCATAACTACAATGAGGTGGGAGTAACAGATTCGAGTGACACAGGAACAAGCCACACGTGGGGAAACCCAGTCCAGTCCACTGAATACGGGAAAGCATTTCGTGGGCAGAATAGAGTACCtccaagaggaggaagagggatacCTTATTAA